GTTGCTCTTCAGCCTGGGCAGAACCGACCATCAGGCTGGCACTGAGCATAGCGGCCAGCAGCGGCGTCTTGAATGAAGGCATGGCGTTGCTCTCTCTGGTTTTATAATTGGCGTTCTTAATACGAGTATCGAATGACACTACCCAGCATGGGAAAGCCTGCTAGTATTTGTCTAATATAATTATACGAACGAGACTTTTGCTTTTCTTATGCAACCTACCATCCGCCAGCTGAAGGCTTTCGTGGCTATTATTGAATACGGAAGTTTCGTCGAGGCATCTGAGCGCCTTCACCTTTCCCAGCCTGCCCTGAGCATTGCCATTCGCAAACTCGAGGAGTCGGTCGGTGGCGTGCTGTTAAACCGCTCACCTAGGGGAGTGCAGCTGACATCGGAGGGACGCTTCTTTCTACCCATGGCGAGGCGATTGATTGGTGACTGGGAGGAAGCGCTTGGAGACTTGGGAGAGCTGTTCAATAAGCAGCGCGGTAAGGTTACTCTGGCCGCCTTGCCGACTCTGGCAGCTGGCTTCCTACCTGCCGTACTGGCTGATTACCGATACCGGTACCCGAACATAGCAATCAGCGTGCATGACGTATTGGCCAGTCAAGTGGATGAGCTGGTCAGCGACCGGCGAGCAGACATTGGCTTTTCGGTCCGCCCATCGAGAACGGAAGCTACTACTTTCGAGCCCCTAGTCGACGATCTTTTTGTCGCCGTGTGTCCTCATGACCACCCTCTGCTGGCGGCAGAGACAGTCCGGTGGGAAGATCTACTTACATATCCAATCATTGCCGTAAGCCGACTATCGAGTACGCGGCAGGCAATTGAAGAAGTCCTTCAAAATCTGAATAAAGAGATGAATCTGATGTGTGAGGTCAGCCAGATCGGCACGGCTGGGAGAATGGTCGCAGCCGGGCTTGGCGTTGCCGCCCTGCCCTCGCTGAGCTTCAGACAAATTTCATCAGAAGGAATAGATTGGCGGCCTCTGTCAGACCCGCACGTACCACGCACTCTTGGTATCATCACACCGGCACGAACGCCCCTATCCGCAGCAGCTACGGCTATGCTGGAAGTTGTCCGTGAACATGCCTCATCAATGGGTCCTTTGTAAGTCAACACCTATCTTCTGCTGGCCACAGTGGCCAAACCTACCTCGGAACGGGTAATCTTAACAACACCCTGATCATCGCCGGCTCCAACCGCGTTAAAGTCCAAGCCGAGGCCGAAGGCCTCGCAGAGATATTCCGCAAGGCGGGCGCTAGCTGGGGTAAAGCAGTTGTTCAATGTGTGTGGCCATGAACGGTGATAGCGTCGGCCCAAGTAAGCGCTACGCCTCCAGCAACCTCAACTTCCCGACCTAGTTAGAATTGCCAAAGTGCAGGTGCGTATAGCGTCCACTTTGAAGCCCAAGATTTATACGACCCGATTTTCTTCGGCTCAGTCAAAAAGAATGATCTGACGTACGGCCTTTCCAGCAGCCAGTTTCTCAAAGCCATCATTTATTTGGTCCAGAGTGAGGGTATCACTAAGCAATTTATCCACAGGAAGTCTTCCCTGACGGAACAGGGCGATGTAGCGGGAGACATCGCGAATGGGCAAGCAGCTGTCCTTCAGGGTGCGTTTCTTCCGCCACCAGATTAACCTGCTGGATAGCCACTTTCTTGTCGGGATGCGGCAAGCCACCGGTCACCGTGATCCCACCCCGGCGGGTAACCAGATAGGCAAGCTCGAGCGCTTTTTCGGAGCCGGCCATCTCGATGGCGCAATCGACACCGCCGTTGGTGGCTGCCTTGATCTTGTCGACGCAGCCCTCTTCGCCGCTACTGAAGACATGGGTGGCACCCAGTTTCTTGGCCAGCGCCAGCTTGTCGTCGTCCAGGTCGATGGCGAGCACTTCCGTTGCTCCTGCCACTAGGGCCCCGAGCATGCTGTTAAGCCCAACACCTCCCAGGCCGACGACAGCGACCGTCTGACCAGCCTTGATATCTGCCGAGTTGATCGCTGCACCGACTCCGGTCAGCACCGCGCAGCCGAACAGGGCGGCATGGTGTAGAGGGAGTTCGGCATCGACCTTGACTAGGGAGTTGCGTGACAGCACGGCATACTCGGCAAAGGCGGAGACACCGATATGGTAGTGCACGTCCGTCCCGTCCTGCCGGTGCAGTCGGCGTGCGCCGCTGATCAGAGTGCCGGCGTTGTTGGCTACGGCGGCGGGCTCGCACAGTGCCGGCCGTCCCTCGGCGCAAGGGGCACAATGGCCACAGCTGGGAACGAAGACGGTAACCACGTGATCGCCTTCCTCAAGGTCGTGTACACCTTCGCCTACCGCTTTCACGATGCCGGCAGCTTCGTGGCCCAACACCATGGGAGTGGGCCGAGGTAGGTTGCCATCCATGACGGAGAGGTCGGAATGGCACAGGCCGGCCGCCTTTATTTTATCGCTTAAAGTGAAATAGCTCTCTTTGTTATTTTAACTTCTGGCCATCTTCCAGCTCTGTATCTCCTTTCGTAGCCGTCGTCATTGCAGCTATGGTGATTTGGCAGTCCTAACACCACGGAGATACACCATGACCTTCGACCAGGCCACCGCCGACGAACTCATCGACATTGTACGCCGCGCGGCGAAGGCCGAGATCCTGCCGCGCTTTCGCAATCTCGATGCCGATACCATTGAGACCAAGAGCGGGCCGCAGGACCTGGTGACGATCGCCGACAAGGGCGCTGAGGCGATGATCCAGCGCGAGGTCCTTGAGCGCTTTCCCGAGGCGACGGTGATTGGCGAGGAGGCGGTGGCCGACAATCCGGCGCTATTGACGAGAATTGCCGAGGCGGAGATGGCAGTGATCGTCGACCCGGTGGATGGCACTTGGAACTTCGCCCGCAATCTTACCCAGTTCGGGGTGATCCTGGCCGCCGCCAGTCGCGGCGAAACCGTTTTCGGGCTGCTGTACGATCCGGTGATGGACGACTGGATCGTCGCCCGGCGCGGGTGTGGTGCCTTCTACATGCGCCCGGATGGCACCGAGCGACGCCTTGAGGTTTCCGCGACCCGCCCGCTGGACGAGATGACAGGATTTACCTCGCTGCGTCATTTCCCCCGCGAGCTGCAGTCCCCACTTGCCGCCACCTTCCCGGGCTTCTCGCGCATGATGACCATCGGCTGTGCCTGCCACGAGTACCGCACGCTGGCGAGCGGCTTCGCCGACTTCACGCTGGCCGGCGCCGTGATGCCCTGGGACCATGCCGCGGGCGTGCTGGTGCATCAGGAGGCCGGAGGTCACGCGGCGCTGCTCAATGGACGCGCCTACCGCCCCACGATCCACCAGGGTCCGCTGCTGGTTGCAAGCAGCGAGGAGAGTTGGGAGCGGCTTTGCGAGCGATTCGCTTTTTTGCTCTGAGCACCGCATTTAGCCGACCCTTTATGGTGCACGACTCCCTCAATGCGCGATAACGAGGCGTACACGCTACTTTTAGGCCTCGTGATTGACATGGCGCTGGAATACTAAGTGGTTGAATGGGAAATTAATTCCAAAAAATAAAAATTCTTAGGCATGACTATTGCCTGTATAGATCTCCGTTAGACAAGTTGGCACCGAATAATTATTAATACGTACAATTAATTATAAACCCCTAAGAAAAACAAAGCCTTGAAAAGGAGACAACGACATCATGACCATGACTGACAAGGTGTTCTGCGGTTTATCCATGCTCGCTCTGAGCACCACGGTGGCCAGCGCCGAGGAGGTCACCATTCAGGCCATCAGCGGCAGCCTAGGCGGCGTGCCGCTGATGATCATGGAGAGCGAGGGGCTGGATGAGAAGCACGGCTTCCAAGGCAACTTCGAATTCCTGCCATCTAGCGGCGCCTTCCAGGCCTTTCTGCTCGGCGAGGCGGACATCTCCATGGACGAGGACATCCTCGGTGTCGCCATCGCCCGCAGCGAGGGCTTCAATGTCTCCGCCTTCTACCCGGTGGGCAACCTCTATCTGGGCATCGTGGTGCCCGGCGACTCTCCCCACCGGACGCCTGAGGACCTGCGCGGGGCGCGGGTCGGCCACTTCGGCGCCGACTCCGGTACCACCACCTTCATTCGTATGATCGTGCAGGAAATCTACGGCTTCGACGTGATGGACGAGTACGACTTCACTCAGGTCGGCCCGGCGGCTCTGGTGCGTCTTCTGGAGGCCGGCGACGTGGACGCCATCTTCAACTTCGAGTCCTACGTCAGCGAGGCAATCCACGCCACCGACGGTCGCTATCTGTTGCAGGCCCATCAGGACTACAGCGGGCACACCGGCGGTTTCGCGCCCTGGATTACCAACATGGTGGCCCACACCGATTGGCTGCAAGAGAACGCCGAGCTGGCCTACGCCATCCGCAACGCCTACGAGGAAGCGGTGCAGCTGATGGAAGAGTCCGACTACGAGATCCTGCGCAAGGATTACGTCCGCGCGGGGCTCGGCATTACCAGCGACGAGGTGCTCGACGTGCTGATCGACAACGCCCGCAACTACGGCTACTTCACCACCGACTGGTCGGCGGAGAAGATCGAAGCCGCCTACGACTTCCTCGACACCCTCGCCGAGGACGGCACTCTGATCAGCGAGGTGCCCGACGGCGTGATGATCACCTTGGAAGACGACATCGCCCCGCGCCCCTGAGCCACACCTGAGGAGTCAGAGTCATGCAATCGCGCACTCATCTGGGCTGGTCGCTCACGGCCGTGGCACTGCTGTTCCCGGCCTGGTGGATCGCCGCCGGCTCGGCGAACTTCATCGAGAGCCCCCTCACCGTGCTCCAGGCACTGCCCGGCTTTCTGGCCAGTGGCCACACCTGGTCCAACATCGGCATTACTCTTTACCGGGTGGCGGTCGGGCTCGGCTGCGGGGTGCTGCTCGGCATCCTAGCAGCGCTGGCCATGAACCATAACCGTCTGGCCGAGGAGGTGATCGGCGTCTACGTCACGGTGGCGCTGCGCACCCCCAGCGCCATCGTCGCCATCATCGCCTTGGCGATCTTCAAGCGCAGCGAGCTGGGCTATATCTTCGTGGTCGCCACGGTCACCTTCCCGTTCATGGCGCTGGGCCTGCGCGAGGGTCTGAAGAGCGCCGACCGAGACCTGATCGAGTTGTCGAAGATCTACCGCTTCGGCGTGCAGCGGCACGTGCGCCACGTGCTGCTGCCCTTCATCGCCCCGTTCATCTTCAGCGCCCTGCGCAACGCCCACGCCCTGGCCTGGAAGGTGATCGTCGTCGCCGAGATCTACGGCGCCGCCCGCCATGGCTTCGGCGCCCAATTCGACCACGCCTGGGACTACATGATCATGATCGAGGTGCACCTGTGGCTGTTGGTGTTCATGGCCCTGGTGCTGCTGGTGGAGTACGGCGTGCTACGCCGCCTCGAACGCGCCGTCTTCAAGTGGCGCAACGCCTGAGCCTAGACCTATAGGGAGAACCGAACCATGCAGCGCACCGCAAAACCCGTGCTCAAGGTGGCGAAACTTTCCGTCGCCTACAACGGCAGCCCGGCCATCTCGCGGCTCGACTTCGAGATCCACAAGGGCGAGTTCGTCGCCATCCTCGGCCCCTCGGGCTGCGGCAAGTCGAGCATGCTCAACGTCATCAGCGGCCTGCTAGAACCCAGCGGTGGCGAGGTGATGGTGGACGACCTGCCGCTCTACGATCCCGGCCGCCGCGCGCCCAAGCTGGGCTATGTGTTCCAGTCTCACCGCCTGCTGCCATGGCGCACGGTGAAGCAGAACCTGGAGCTGGCGCTGTCAGCCTCCGACGTGCCCCGGGAGCGCTGGGAGCGCAACATCGACGAGATGCTCGACATCCTGCACATCCGCCAGTTCAAGGATGCCTGGCCGCTCAATCTCTCCGGTGGCCAGCGCCAGCGGGTGTCGATTGCCCGGGCGATCTTGGTGGAGCCCTCCTATATCCTGATGGACGAGCCGCTCTCCACCCTCGACGAGGTAACCGCACGTAGCCTGCGCCAGGAGCTCGCCGGCATCTCGGCACGTACCGGCACCACCATCGTCTTCGTCACTCACTCGATCCGCGAGGCGGTCTATCTCGCCGACCGCATCATCATCCTCACCCGCGGCCCCTCCACGGTGTTCGAGGACTACCGCGTGCCTTTGGCGCGCCCCCGGGCCTACGACGATCCACGCATCGGCGAGGTGGAGCGCGACATCATTGACCGGGTGCAGGCACCTTGGGGGATGCAGTCGCCCGCCGGGGAGGTGGCCTGATGCTCAGCGCCACGCAAAAGCTCGCAAGTCATGGCACGCTCATGCAGCGCCTGGGGCGCCAGCGCGGGCGGCTGAGCCGCCTGGCCGGCATTTTCATCGCCGCGGCCAGCCTGCTGATCCTGTGGCAGTGGCTCTCCATCGCCATCCGCCCCTGGGTGCCGAGCCCGCTGGCGACCTGGGGCGCGATGCTCGGCAACTTGCAATCGCCGCGCTTCTACGACCACCTGTGGCTGACCCTGGGTCGGGTGTTGGCGGCCTTCGCCGCAGCGACGCTGATCGGCTCGGCGCTGGGCATCCTGATCGGCCTCAACCGCAAGGCGGAGGCGTTCTTCCAACCGCTGCTGGCGCTGGCCCTGGCGGTGCCGGACCCGGTCTACATTATCTTCGCCAGCGTGCAGGCCCGCGACACCGGCCTGGACGAGATGGTGAAGATCTACCGCATCCCGCCACGCAGGGCCTTTTGGGAGAGCCTGATACCGCAACTGGTGCCGGCGCTGCTCACCGCCGCGCGCTTCTCCTTCGCCCTCTCCTGGAAACTGGTGGTAGTGGTAGAGTCCATCGGACAGCCCAACGGCATCGGTGCGGCGGTGTTCAATGCCTTCCGTCTGCTGCAGATGCGCGAGGTACTGGCCATCGCCATCCTGTTCATTCTGCTGATGCAGTTGATCGAACATGGCGTACTCAAACAGGTCGAGAAGCGGCTGCTGCGCTGGCGGCGTTGAGCGGATGGACACCCGAGCCTTGCCTGGCAATAATTAAATTTACGTATAATTAATTAACAGCGAAAAGAGAACAACGGAGATACCACAGTGCGCCCATTGAAAATCGGCATCATCGGCGGCGGCATCGGCGGAGCGGCCCTGGCCACCAGCCTGCGCCGCAACGGCTTCGAAGTGGCGCTGTTCGAGCGCGCCCCCGCCTTCGGCGAGGTCGGCGCCGGGGTCCAGATGACTCCCAACGCCGTCAAGGTGATCAAGGCCCTCGGCCTGCTCGACGAGATGCTCAAGGTCGGCTTCCTGCCCGAGGCGGTGGTGGGCCGCAACTGGAAGAGCGCCCGGGAGAACTTCCGCATTCCGCTCAAGGGAGAGTTCGAGGCGTTCTATCAGTCGCCCTTCGTGCACATCCATCGCGCCGATCTGCTGGCACTGTTCACCGACACCCTGCCGGAGGGCATCACCCACTTCGACAAGCAGTGCACGGCGGTGCGCCACACCGGGAGCGGCGCGGTGGCGGAGTTCGCCGACGGCACCACCTTCGAGGCGGACCTGATCGTCGGCGCCGACGGCGTGCGCTCGGTGGTGCGCGGCGAGCTGTTCGGCCCGGAAGATCCTTCCTACACCGGTCACATGTGCTACCGCTCCACCGTGCCGGTGGCGGGCGTGGTGGACTACGTCGCCCCGGAATCC
This DNA window, taken from Halomonas sp. TA22, encodes the following:
- a CDS encoding LysR family transcriptional regulator, which encodes MQPTIRQLKAFVAIIEYGSFVEASERLHLSQPALSIAIRKLEESVGGVLLNRSPRGVQLTSEGRFFLPMARRLIGDWEEALGDLGELFNKQRGKVTLAALPTLAAGFLPAVLADYRYRYPNIAISVHDVLASQVDELVSDRRADIGFSVRPSRTEATTFEPLVDDLFVAVCPHDHPLLAAETVRWEDLLTYPIIAVSRLSSTRQAIEEVLQNLNKEMNLMCEVSQIGTAGRMVAAGLGVAALPSLSFRQISSEGIDWRPLSDPHVPRTLGIITPARTPLSAAATAMLEVVREHASSMGPL
- a CDS encoding alcohol dehydrogenase catalytic domain-containing protein, with the protein product MKAAGLCHSDLSVMDGNLPRPTPMVLGHEAAGIVKAVGEGVHDLEEGDHVVTVFVPSCGHCAPCAEGRPALCEPAAVANNAGTLISGARRLHRQDGTDVHYHIGVSAFAEYAVLSRNSLVKVDAELPLHHAALFGCAVLTGVGAAINSADIKAGQTVAVVGLGGVGLNSMLGALVAGATEVLAIDLDDDKLALAKKLGATHVFSSGEEGCVDKIKAATNGGVDCAIEMAGSEKALELAYLVTRRGGITVTGGLPHPDKKVAIQQVNLVAEETHPEGQLLAHSRCLPLHRPVPSGKTSCG
- a CDS encoding inositol monophosphatase, translated to MTFDQATADELIDIVRRAAKAEILPRFRNLDADTIETKSGPQDLVTIADKGAEAMIQREVLERFPEATVIGEEAVADNPALLTRIAEAEMAVIVDPVDGTWNFARNLTQFGVILAAASRGETVFGLLYDPVMDDWIVARRGCGAFYMRPDGTERRLEVSATRPLDEMTGFTSLRHFPRELQSPLAATFPGFSRMMTIGCACHEYRTLASGFADFTLAGAVMPWDHAAGVLVHQEAGGHAALLNGRAYRPTIHQGPLLVASSEESWERLCERFAFLL
- a CDS encoding ABC transporter substrate-binding protein produces the protein MTMTDKVFCGLSMLALSTTVASAEEVTIQAISGSLGGVPLMIMESEGLDEKHGFQGNFEFLPSSGAFQAFLLGEADISMDEDILGVAIARSEGFNVSAFYPVGNLYLGIVVPGDSPHRTPEDLRGARVGHFGADSGTTTFIRMIVQEIYGFDVMDEYDFTQVGPAALVRLLEAGDVDAIFNFESYVSEAIHATDGRYLLQAHQDYSGHTGGFAPWITNMVAHTDWLQENAELAYAIRNAYEEAVQLMEESDYEILRKDYVRAGLGITSDEVLDVLIDNARNYGYFTTDWSAEKIEAAYDFLDTLAEDGTLISEVPDGVMITLEDDIAPRP
- a CDS encoding ABC transporter permease; translated protein: MQSRTHLGWSLTAVALLFPAWWIAAGSANFIESPLTVLQALPGFLASGHTWSNIGITLYRVAVGLGCGVLLGILAALAMNHNRLAEEVIGVYVTVALRTPSAIVAIIALAIFKRSELGYIFVVATVTFPFMALGLREGLKSADRDLIELSKIYRFGVQRHVRHVLLPFIAPFIFSALRNAHALAWKVIVVAEIYGAARHGFGAQFDHAWDYMIMIEVHLWLLVFMALVLLVEYGVLRRLERAVFKWRNA
- a CDS encoding ABC transporter ATP-binding protein, translated to MQRTAKPVLKVAKLSVAYNGSPAISRLDFEIHKGEFVAILGPSGCGKSSMLNVISGLLEPSGGEVMVDDLPLYDPGRRAPKLGYVFQSHRLLPWRTVKQNLELALSASDVPRERWERNIDEMLDILHIRQFKDAWPLNLSGGQRQRVSIARAILVEPSYILMDEPLSTLDEVTARSLRQELAGISARTGTTIVFVTHSIREAVYLADRIIILTRGPSTVFEDYRVPLARPRAYDDPRIGEVERDIIDRVQAPWGMQSPAGEVA
- a CDS encoding ABC transporter permease; amino-acid sequence: MLSATQKLASHGTLMQRLGRQRGRLSRLAGIFIAAASLLILWQWLSIAIRPWVPSPLATWGAMLGNLQSPRFYDHLWLTLGRVLAAFAAATLIGSALGILIGLNRKAEAFFQPLLALALAVPDPVYIIFASVQARDTGLDEMVKIYRIPPRRAFWESLIPQLVPALLTAARFSFALSWKLVVVVESIGQPNGIGAAVFNAFRLLQMREVLAIAILFILLMQLIEHGVLKQVEKRLLRWRR
- a CDS encoding FAD-dependent monooxygenase, which produces MRPLKIGIIGGGIGGAALATSLRRNGFEVALFERAPAFGEVGAGVQMTPNAVKVIKALGLLDEMLKVGFLPEAVVGRNWKSARENFRIPLKGEFEAFYQSPFVHIHRADLLALFTDTLPEGITHFDKQCTAVRHTGSGAVAEFADGTTFEADLIVGADGVRSVVRGELFGPEDPSYTGHMCYRSTVPVAGVVDYVAPESSFWLGPNSHVVTYYVKGGKQVNIVAVCESEAWVEESWNARSSREELLASFEGWHPNIRKLFSQVGEVYRWGLFDRDPMAQWSKGHVTLLGDAAHPMLPFLSQGAAMAIEDGYVLAAALKQHAQDIPAALAAYEQERRPRTSRVQLEARERGRTYHLPSQLAQLRRDLEYKLRSIFRPRTTGIKADWVYEYDARKFAGQ